A region of Maridesulfovibrio sp. DNA encodes the following proteins:
- a CDS encoding cache domain-containing protein: protein MLKSMKAILLFFAAGLVIATTSGLAYFAQRTVTESVMESEFSHAQAIVDAVYQTVNNEYHSILFSEQSAISARKKQLRNLVDISINLIRLNYDRYRQGTLSEAEAKRLSITQLKSMRYDDGTGYIWINDDTIPIPRMIMHPTIPELDGTILDDPRFKGVRNSGENIFAAFRDVCMRSGSGFVEYMWPKPIRQGLSKEQPKLSYVKLFKEWGWIVGSGVYIDDIEKEVNVRLQAVLKELRNNFEKIKVGKHGYIFIFSGRPEMVIHPIYENLPVAEIMNPETGKSIFEELMETVHNKGVREYLWDKPPRHKGDFTFRKRAYIKYFEPLDWYICSSAYMDDLEEPGLILRKRIIMLSIGILALALVLATILSGKVAQPLIKLTAAARAIREGGITASEIPQEGPTEIKELGTVISQMLASIKSAIHEKEELMEALEEGNKQLSASNYQLEIQIKEHARVEQELIRLRNHQKNIIDSMPSALVGVDNGGAITLWNKGAAALSGLEFDSVQGKQLSSVFPQLDKDITRVKQQIINGKTEQKVRIPRVVNGETRYENITIYPLFSDGFDGAVIRLDDVTDNVRIEEMMVQTEKMMSVGGLAAGMAHEINNPLGGILQGAQNMERRLLPGLAKNEQTARELGISLESINKYIEKRGILKIISGVRESASRAAGIITNMLNFSRKTDVHRTSCKLDELTDSAVALAAQDYDLNKKFDFRQIEIIRDYEKDLPYIVCAPTEIEQVLLNLLGNAAHAMRDGNTENPKIEIKILRDEDYVVVSVTDNGPGMEENVRKRVFEPFFTTKPKGVGTGLGLSVSYFIITENHHGSISIESAPGSGSKFIFKLPVASPR from the coding sequence ATGCTCAAATCCATGAAAGCGATTTTGCTTTTCTTTGCTGCCGGTCTTGTCATAGCGACCACCTCCGGGCTGGCTTACTTTGCCCAACGGACAGTAACAGAATCGGTCATGGAATCTGAATTCTCCCATGCACAAGCCATTGTGGATGCTGTATATCAAACCGTAAACAACGAATACCACAGCATTCTCTTTTCGGAACAATCCGCCATCTCCGCCCGCAAAAAACAACTGCGGAACCTTGTAGACATATCCATCAACCTGATCCGTTTGAATTACGACAGATACAGGCAAGGCACCCTGTCAGAAGCCGAAGCCAAAAGACTGAGCATTACACAGTTGAAGAGCATGCGTTACGATGACGGGACCGGGTATATCTGGATAAATGACGACACCATCCCCATACCCCGCATGATCATGCATCCGACCATACCGGAGCTGGACGGGACAATACTTGATGATCCCCGTTTCAAAGGAGTACGCAACAGTGGCGAAAACATTTTTGCCGCCTTCCGTGATGTCTGCATGCGCTCCGGTTCCGGCTTTGTCGAATACATGTGGCCCAAACCCATAAGACAGGGGCTGAGCAAGGAACAGCCAAAATTGTCTTACGTAAAGCTATTCAAGGAATGGGGATGGATTGTTGGTTCGGGCGTATACATTGATGACATTGAAAAAGAGGTAAATGTACGGCTTCAGGCTGTGCTCAAAGAGCTCAGAAATAATTTTGAAAAAATCAAGGTAGGCAAACACGGCTATATATTTATTTTTTCAGGCAGACCTGAAATGGTAATTCACCCGATATATGAAAATCTGCCCGTAGCTGAAATCATGAACCCGGAAACTGGAAAATCCATTTTCGAAGAACTCATGGAAACAGTCCATAACAAAGGAGTACGGGAGTACCTTTGGGATAAGCCCCCGCGCCACAAAGGAGATTTCACCTTCCGCAAAAGAGCTTACATCAAGTACTTTGAACCTTTGGACTGGTATATCTGCTCCTCCGCCTACATGGATGATCTGGAAGAACCGGGACTGATTCTCAGAAAAAGGATTATCATGCTTTCCATAGGGATACTGGCATTGGCGCTTGTATTAGCCACCATCCTTTCCGGCAAAGTGGCTCAGCCACTGATAAAACTGACCGCTGCAGCAAGAGCCATACGTGAAGGAGGCATTACAGCTTCGGAGATTCCCCAGGAAGGACCGACTGAAATCAAGGAATTAGGAACAGTTATCAGTCAGATGCTTGCTTCCATCAAATCTGCAATCCATGAAAAGGAAGAGCTGATGGAAGCCCTTGAAGAAGGTAATAAGCAGCTATCAGCCAGCAATTACCAACTGGAAATACAAATCAAGGAACATGCGCGGGTGGAACAGGAACTGATCAGGCTACGCAACCACCAGAAGAACATTATCGATTCCATGCCCTCCGCTCTTGTGGGGGTGGACAATGGCGGAGCAATCACCCTTTGGAACAAGGGTGCCGCAGCTCTAAGCGGATTGGAATTCGACTCCGTACAAGGCAAACAGCTTTCTTCAGTATTTCCCCAGCTGGATAAAGATATCACCAGGGTAAAACAGCAGATAATCAACGGTAAAACTGAACAAAAAGTACGTATTCCACGGGTCGTAAATGGAGAAACCAGATACGAAAACATCACCATCTACCCGCTTTTCAGCGACGGGTTCGATGGAGCGGTCATCCGGCTGGACGATGTAACCGACAATGTCCGGATTGAGGAAATGATGGTTCAGACGGAAAAAATGATGTCGGTAGGCGGACTGGCTGCGGGCATGGCCCACGAAATAAACAACCCCCTCGGCGGCATATTACAGGGAGCCCAGAATATGGAACGCAGACTGCTCCCCGGACTGGCCAAGAACGAACAGACGGCCCGGGAGCTGGGTATCTCTCTGGAAAGTATCAACAAATATATTGAAAAACGCGGAATACTTAAAATCATATCCGGTGTCCGTGAATCAGCATCCAGGGCAGCTGGAATAATAACCAACATGCTCAATTTCAGCCGTAAAACCGATGTTCACCGCACATCGTGCAAACTCGACGAACTGACGGACAGTGCTGTTGCCCTCGCTGCACAGGATTATGATCTCAATAAAAAATTTGATTTCAGACAAATTGAAATTATAAGGGATTATGAAAAAGATCTGCCCTATATAGTCTGCGCCCCCACGGAAATAGAACAGGTCCTGCTCAACCTGCTGGGCAACGCAGCTCACGCCATGCGCGATGGCAATACTGAAAATCCGAAAATTGAAATAAAAATCCTGCGGGACGAGGATTACGTTGTTGTGTCCGTTACTGACAACGGTCCGGGCATGGAAGAAAACGTGCGTAAAAGGGTCTTTGAACCATTCTTCACCACCAAACCCAAAGGGGTTGG
- the acs gene encoding acetate--CoA ligase has translation MSDNTIENLMNEAREYDPPQEMLEQANLTAEKYEQACRDAELDPEGFWAERARKLLDWKRDFSTTLESDSEKHEYKWFGGGRLNASENCLDRHLKNGRRNKAALIWQGEPEEDVRVFTYHMLHRKVCRFANVLKKMGVSKGDRVAIYLPMVPELAISMLACARIGAVHSVIFAGFSAVSLQNRIIDCDAKILIAADGVLRGGKKILLKRNVDEALFECPSVEQVIMVKRTGDEIDFIEGRDTWWHEELSASDIEDFCKPESMRSDDPLFILHTSGSTGKAKGIEHTTGGYMTIVAHTAKWVFDLKDDDVHWCTADIGWITGHSYSVYGPLALGATTLLFEGVPTYPRPDRYWEIINRYGVNIFYTTPTAIRALMREGSQWTEKYDLSTLRILGSVGEPINPEVWVWFYEHVGKGKLPVLDTWWQTETGGILISPLPYVGKLKPGSTGKPLPGIKTKIVNNDGSNASTNEGGHLLITEPWPGMLSSIHKDRARYNRTYFERFPGSYETGDGARIDEEGFHWIMGRLDDVINVSGHRLGTTEIESALIAHPDVTEAAVVGIPHEIKGQTVYAYVTLRSGLDQDEEMRMALRDWVGKKIGPIAIPETIQFSEGLPKTRSGKIVRRILRRIAAGEDDLGDTATLSDASVINDLIEGQKILFE, from the coding sequence ATGAGTGACAACACAATTGAAAACCTGATGAATGAAGCGCGGGAATATGATCCCCCGCAGGAAATGCTGGAACAGGCCAACCTGACAGCTGAAAAATACGAGCAGGCCTGTCGGGATGCAGAGCTGGACCCGGAAGGTTTCTGGGCTGAGCGGGCAAGAAAATTACTGGACTGGAAACGCGATTTCAGCACAACCCTTGAATCTGATTCTGAAAAACATGAATATAAATGGTTTGGCGGCGGCAGGCTGAACGCTTCTGAAAACTGTCTTGACCGCCATCTGAAAAACGGAAGGCGTAATAAAGCGGCTCTGATCTGGCAGGGAGAGCCGGAAGAAGATGTCCGAGTCTTCACCTATCATATGCTGCATCGCAAGGTTTGCAGATTCGCCAATGTGTTGAAAAAAATGGGTGTATCCAAAGGAGACCGGGTAGCCATCTACCTGCCCATGGTACCGGAACTGGCCATATCCATGCTGGCCTGTGCCCGCATCGGAGCAGTCCACTCAGTAATTTTTGCCGGTTTTTCCGCCGTCAGCCTACAAAACCGAATCATTGACTGTGACGCGAAGATTTTAATCGCCGCTGACGGAGTGCTGCGCGGAGGCAAGAAAATACTTCTGAAACGCAATGTGGATGAAGCTCTTTTTGAATGTCCGTCAGTGGAACAGGTCATCATGGTCAAACGTACCGGAGATGAAATCGACTTCATTGAAGGACGTGACACATGGTGGCATGAGGAGCTATCCGCTTCGGACATTGAAGATTTCTGCAAACCGGAATCCATGCGTTCCGACGATCCGCTGTTCATCCTGCACACCTCAGGCAGTACCGGAAAAGCCAAAGGCATAGAACATACAACCGGCGGATATATGACCATTGTCGCCCATACGGCCAAGTGGGTATTTGACCTCAAGGATGACGACGTTCACTGGTGTACCGCCGACATCGGCTGGATCACCGGACACAGCTACAGCGTTTACGGACCGTTGGCACTGGGAGCCACAACCCTGCTATTCGAAGGCGTACCCACCTACCCCCGTCCTGACCGGTACTGGGAAATCATCAACCGCTACGGGGTGAATATTTTTTACACTACCCCCACAGCTATCCGTGCGCTTATGCGCGAAGGATCGCAATGGACTGAAAAATACGATCTTTCCACCCTGCGCATCCTGGGGTCCGTGGGTGAACCCATAAATCCCGAAGTCTGGGTCTGGTTCTACGAACATGTCGGCAAAGGCAAACTCCCCGTGCTGGATACATGGTGGCAGACCGAAACCGGGGGCATCCTTATTTCTCCTCTGCCCTATGTGGGTAAACTGAAACCCGGTTCAACCGGCAAACCGCTTCCGGGAATCAAAACAAAAATCGTTAATAACGACGGCAGCAACGCCTCCACAAATGAAGGCGGACACCTGCTGATTACTGAACCATGGCCGGGCATGCTTTCCTCTATCCATAAAGACCGGGCACGATACAACCGGACTTATTTCGAGCGTTTCCCCGGAAGCTATGAAACCGGAGACGGCGCAAGAATCGATGAAGAAGGATTCCATTGGATAATGGGCCGCCTTGACGATGTCATCAATGTTTCAGGACACAGACTTGGTACAACAGAAATTGAGTCCGCACTCATAGCCCATCCTGATGTGACTGAAGCGGCTGTGGTGGGTATTCCGCATGAAATCAAGGGGCAGACAGTCTACGCCTATGTAACCCTGCGCTCAGGACTGGACCAGGATGAAGAAATGCGCATGGCCCTGCGGGATTGGGTCGGCAAAAAGATTGGCCCCATTGCCATACCCGAAACAATTCAGTTCTCCGAAGGACTGCCCAAAACCCGCTCCGGAAAAATTGTACGCCGTATCCTGCGCCGTATCGCCGCCGGAGAAGACGACCTAGGTGACACCGCAACCCTTTCCGATGCTTCGGTGATCAATGATCTGATCGAAGGTCAAAAAATTCTTTTCGAATAA
- a CDS encoding bifunctional acetate--CoA ligase family protein/GNAT family N-acetyltransferase: MSVINLEYLFQPGSVAVIGATNDPANAGNIVMRNLMGGGFLGPVMPVCTDAEAIAGVLTYKNVENLPKVPDLAVICLPLQECPPLLEKLRKKGVKACALIGPGFSAIPEKERLRLRMELLLAANSPQMRILGPKSLGFMVPALNLNASLAPLPAKAGKIAFVSQSDSFIPTVLDWAATNDIGFSHVVSLGSRIDLTFGDVLDYLGSDAQTRSILLYIESIHDARDFMSAARAASRNKPVLAIRPGQALQHVTQELARLDNAMIARADEVYDVAFRRAGMLRVQTIDGMFDAAQTLASLRQPVRGNRLAIIVNGTSAGLAAADGLIRRGGQLAELSDETVKKLDAVFEGQWSGSNPVTIKFDTPGQSYLDALKVLIKDKGVDAVLVVHVPFAGISSAEVAEILAKGLKRVRRMVLTAWLGSGMSRKSRKIFSLHGIPTYESADQAVRAFMYMAEYQRNQELLTETPDSLPTDFFPDTTTAREIVHKAFSEGRQELNEPEARKVLAAYGLPVVETKVAISAREAVIAADEIGCPVALKIRSPQINQPYDVGGVVLDLESTEKVWEAAATMLTRVNRQRPDAYIEGFTVQKMGRRLGAHELFISASADSTFGPIIHFGHGGMTREVVRDQAVAMVPLNMSLARELISRTRISRLLSGTPTQPPADIDDLCLTLIQVSQLFIDIPQIVHLDINPLYGDETGVLALGAKIMVAECRDDCPQLAIRPYPRELEECVVLRDSRQVTLRPIRPEDEPAHYEFLDRVSDEDMRMRFFGVVRRDFDHKDMSRFTQINYDREMAFIATALGEGGKPETLGVVRTSTKPDNSEAEFAIVVRSDLKGTGLGSMLFHKIIRYTRERGTHWLVGQTLFENKAMQGLSRKFGFEISENYDEDLVEMRLDCTKPENKSE, encoded by the coding sequence ATGAGCGTTATTAATCTGGAATATCTTTTTCAGCCCGGATCTGTGGCCGTTATCGGCGCAACCAATGACCCCGCCAATGCGGGGAATATTGTCATGCGTAACCTGATGGGTGGAGGGTTTCTCGGTCCGGTTATGCCGGTCTGCACTGATGCAGAGGCTATTGCCGGAGTTTTGACTTACAAGAATGTGGAAAATCTGCCCAAGGTGCCTGATCTTGCGGTAATCTGTCTTCCGCTTCAGGAGTGTCCGCCTCTGCTGGAAAAACTCAGGAAAAAAGGGGTTAAGGCCTGTGCCCTGATCGGTCCTGGGTTCAGCGCTATCCCGGAGAAAGAGAGACTCCGGTTGCGGATGGAGTTGCTTTTGGCGGCGAATTCTCCGCAAATGCGTATACTTGGTCCTAAAAGTCTCGGTTTCATGGTTCCTGCGCTTAATCTCAATGCCAGCCTTGCTCCGCTTCCTGCCAAGGCAGGGAAAATAGCTTTTGTATCCCAGTCGGATAGTTTTATTCCCACAGTTCTGGACTGGGCGGCAACTAATGATATCGGTTTTTCACACGTTGTTTCATTGGGCAGCCGTATCGATCTTACTTTCGGTGATGTTCTTGATTATCTGGGATCGGACGCACAGACCCGGTCTATCCTTCTTTACATAGAGTCCATTCACGATGCCCGTGACTTTATGTCTGCGGCCCGTGCGGCTTCTCGCAACAAACCTGTTCTGGCAATACGTCCGGGGCAGGCCCTGCAGCACGTGACTCAGGAGCTGGCCCGTCTGGACAATGCCATGATCGCCCGTGCGGATGAGGTCTATGATGTGGCTTTCCGTCGGGCAGGGATGCTGCGGGTGCAGACTATTGACGGCATGTTTGACGCGGCGCAGACTTTGGCCAGCCTGCGTCAGCCGGTGCGTGGCAACAGGCTGGCTATCATTGTCAACGGTACCAGCGCCGGGCTGGCAGCTGCGGACGGTTTGATCCGCAGGGGCGGGCAACTGGCTGAGCTATCCGATGAAACCGTGAAAAAACTGGATGCGGTTTTTGAAGGGCAGTGGAGCGGGAGTAACCCGGTGACTATCAAGTTCGACACTCCCGGCCAGAGTTATCTTGACGCCCTCAAGGTGCTGATCAAGGATAAAGGAGTGGATGCCGTGTTGGTCGTCCATGTTCCATTTGCCGGGATTTCCAGTGCCGAAGTTGCTGAAATTCTTGCCAAGGGTTTGAAACGAGTCCGGAGGATGGTGCTTACTGCATGGCTGGGTTCAGGTATGTCCCGAAAGTCGCGGAAAATTTTTTCCCTCCATGGGATTCCGACCTATGAAAGCGCGGATCAGGCTGTGCGTGCATTCATGTATATGGCCGAATACCAGCGCAACCAGGAATTGCTCACCGAAACGCCGGATTCTCTTCCCACGGACTTTTTTCCAGACACAACCACTGCCCGTGAGATAGTGCATAAGGCCTTTTCCGAAGGCCGACAGGAATTGAATGAACCCGAAGCGCGCAAGGTGCTTGCTGCTTATGGTCTTCCGGTTGTTGAAACAAAGGTGGCCATTTCCGCCCGTGAAGCGGTCATTGCCGCAGATGAAATAGGTTGCCCGGTTGCCCTTAAAATACGTTCCCCGCAGATAAACCAGCCCTACGATGTGGGCGGGGTTGTCCTTGACCTTGAAAGTACGGAAAAAGTATGGGAAGCCGCGGCTACCATGCTGACCAGGGTCAACCGCCAGCGCCCAGACGCATATATAGAAGGATTCACTGTGCAGAAAATGGGACGCAGGCTGGGGGCGCACGAGCTTTTTATTTCGGCATCCGCTGATTCCACTTTCGGTCCGATCATCCATTTCGGACACGGGGGAATGACCCGTGAGGTAGTCCGTGATCAGGCCGTAGCCATGGTTCCCCTGAATATGAGTCTTGCCCGGGAGTTGATCAGCAGGACCCGTATTTCACGTCTGCTTTCCGGGACCCCCACCCAGCCCCCTGCGGACATTGACGATCTTTGCTTAACCTTGATACAGGTCTCGCAGCTGTTTATCGATATTCCCCAGATAGTGCATCTGGATATCAACCCTCTTTACGGTGACGAAACCGGGGTGCTGGCCCTGGGCGCCAAAATTATGGTGGCCGAGTGCAGGGATGATTGTCCGCAACTGGCTATCCGGCCCTATCCTCGTGAGCTGGAGGAATGCGTGGTTCTCCGGGACAGCAGGCAGGTTACCCTGCGTCCCATCCGTCCGGAAGATGAACCCGCTCATTATGAATTTCTGGACCGTGTTTCCGATGAAGACATGCGTATGCGTTTTTTCGGAGTGGTGCGCAGGGATTTCGACCATAAAGATATGTCCCGTTTCACCCAGATCAACTATGACCGTGAAATGGCTTTTATTGCCACGGCTCTGGGCGAGGGAGGAAAACCGGAAACCCTCGGCGTGGTGCGCACCTCCACCAAACCGGATAACTCCGAGGCGGAGTTCGCCATCGTAGTCCGTTCCGACCTTAAAGGAACCGGATTGGGGTCAATGCTGTTTCATAAGATTATCCGTTATACAAGGGAGCGGGGAACCCACTGGCTGGTGGGACAGACTCTTTTTGAAAACAAGGCCATGCAGGGCCTTTCTCGTAAATTCGGATTTGAGATCAGTGAAAATTACGATGAAGATCTCGTTGAAATGCGGCTGGACTGCACAAAGCCGGAAAATAAGTCGGAGTAA
- a CDS encoding lysylphosphatidylglycerol synthase domain-containing protein — protein MNFPETKTSRNRALIFNILKVLFAGGLLFWLVKSGGIRPEYLMVEAAEIPTLIAACLLIIVGMLLFAPRYVMLLKGAGLTISMWDSVKISAILNFFTQCVLGSASGDVARYFYTTRITGQGTKVGAAIILDRIIGVMGLFLLGGLGMALNWPLVEHSPELQHLAKPLLAVFALLWLGVVLGFLTLIRGRRFGFMAGLPVVILTGMFWAVGSGFFSGEVCPVLFGASLLSLCAPLLAPEFMEDGFIFKKFFKGSKLGVKIGEVFSAMLIYRNSASSVLKVVVLTMIQHLTMVFSLYLFSQIQNIPQLPDFNEIFFSAPLAFLAGIIPAPAAGLGVNEVAFESILFMASSKIVTAGASIFLMFRIWLTLFSLSGLFFIYGSKK, from the coding sequence TTGAATTTTCCTGAGACAAAGACAAGCCGGAATCGTGCTCTGATCTTTAACATCTTAAAAGTCCTCTTTGCCGGAGGGCTTCTTTTCTGGCTCGTTAAATCCGGGGGAATTCGTCCGGAATATTTAATGGTCGAAGCGGCTGAAATACCGACCCTGATTGCTGCCTGTTTGTTAATAATTGTGGGAATGCTTCTTTTCGCTCCCCGCTATGTTATGCTTTTAAAAGGGGCGGGCCTTACTATTTCCATGTGGGATTCGGTTAAGATTTCAGCGATTTTAAACTTTTTCACCCAATGTGTGCTTGGTTCGGCCAGCGGGGATGTTGCCCGTTATTTTTATACTACCCGGATTACAGGGCAAGGAACGAAAGTCGGTGCGGCCATCATTTTGGACCGCATTATCGGTGTTATGGGATTGTTTCTGCTCGGCGGCCTGGGTATGGCTCTAAACTGGCCGTTGGTGGAACACTCACCTGAATTGCAGCACCTTGCCAAGCCTCTTCTGGCAGTATTCGCATTGCTTTGGCTGGGGGTTGTCCTTGGGTTCCTGACTTTAATCCGGGGGCGTAGGTTCGGATTTATGGCCGGGCTCCCCGTAGTTATTTTGACAGGGATGTTTTGGGCCGTGGGCAGCGGTTTTTTTTCTGGTGAAGTCTGTCCCGTGCTCTTTGGGGCCTCCTTATTATCTCTTTGCGCTCCGCTTCTTGCCCCTGAATTTATGGAAGACGGATTTATATTCAAAAAGTTTTTTAAAGGCTCAAAGCTGGGTGTAAAGATAGGGGAAGTGTTCTCCGCCATGCTGATTTACCGCAATTCAGCATCTTCGGTATTAAAGGTTGTTGTTTTAACCATGATCCAGCATCTGACTATGGTCTTTTCCCTTTACCTGTTTTCTCAGATTCAGAATATCCCGCAATTGCCTGACTTTAATGAAATCTTTTTTTCAGCCCCGCTTGCTTTTCTTGCCGGGATAATTCCTGCTCCTGCTGCCGGACTGGGGGTCAATGAGGTGGCTTTTGAAAGTATTCTTTTCATGGCTTCCAGTAAGATAGTTACAGCCGGGGCTTCAATTTTTCTGATGTTCCGTATCTGGCTGACCCTGTTCAGCTTGAGCGGGCTGTTTTTTATTTACGGTTCCAAAAAATAA
- a CDS encoding carbonic anhydrase, whose product MDADQALGLLMEGNLRFVKGSSVYPNQTSHQRKVLALQGQNPFVTLVTASDSRVDPVLIFDRGLGDLFTIRLAGNVAGSDTLASVEYSMLALETPLLVVMGHTRSTLIKAAIDKVELKGHMLQLLGKLEPAIKMTRVLYPSLKGGELVDKVAETNVRQVMRDILSQCPPVLEKVRSGKARLMGAVYDTDSGAVHWLGP is encoded by the coding sequence ATGGACGCCGATCAGGCTCTGGGCCTGCTCATGGAAGGAAATCTTCGTTTTGTGAAAGGCAGCAGCGTATATCCAAACCAGACCTCTCATCAACGCAAAGTATTGGCCCTGCAGGGGCAGAATCCGTTTGTCACGTTAGTCACAGCTTCTGATTCGCGGGTGGATCCAGTATTGATTTTCGACCGCGGCCTCGGTGATCTTTTTACGATCCGTCTTGCCGGGAATGTTGCCGGGTCGGATACACTGGCTTCAGTGGAGTATTCCATGCTGGCTCTTGAAACTCCTCTGCTGGTGGTTATGGGGCATACCCGCTCTACCCTGATCAAGGCAGCTATCGACAAGGTGGAGTTAAAGGGGCACATGCTGCAACTTCTGGGTAAGCTTGAGCCAGCCATCAAGATGACCCGGGTGCTTTATCCTTCACTCAAAGGAGGGGAGCTGGTTGACAAGGTTGCGGAAACAAATGTGCGGCAGGTAATGCGGGATATTTTAAGCCAGTGCCCTCCTGTCCTTGAAAAAGTCCGCTCCGGAAAGGCCCGGCTGATGGGAGCCGTATATGATACTGATTCCGGGGCGGTGCATTGGCTCGGCCCATAG
- a CDS encoding sigma-54 dependent transcriptional regulator, whose protein sequence is MSKSILIVDDEDGIRYSLRGILEDEGFDVSEAESGEAALRHLADEQPDLVFLDIWLPGMDGLAVLEQVKKEWDWLPVVMISGHGNIETAVSAIKKGAFDFIEKPLSLEKVVITAEKAVEFSRLQSENKALRTRIAAEQPAKLTGSSQSIESMREVIGQVAPTDAWVLITGENGTGKEIVARSIHSQSQRSDKPLVAVNCAAIPEELIESELFGHEKGAFTGAEKAQEGKFELADNGTLFLDEIGDMSLKTQAKILRILQEQRFERVGGRKTINVDVRVIAATNKDLFQEIKNGNFREDLYYRLKVFPLEVPPLRDRAGDIPMLIGEFITRLTRQHGFKALTFTDQALNILTGYSWPGNVRELKNFVERMLIMFGGKEVGPENLPPEIANGPRNENAGQEQLPLPEGEIDFKKARADFEAQFLETKLREYKGNVSKLAEAVGLERSSLYRKLKTYEIQVD, encoded by the coding sequence ATGAGTAAAAGCATACTGATTGTGGATGACGAGGACGGAATCAGGTATTCCCTGCGCGGAATTCTTGAAGACGAAGGCTTTGACGTCAGCGAGGCTGAAAGCGGAGAGGCGGCCCTACGCCACCTTGCCGACGAACAGCCGGATCTTGTCTTTCTGGACATCTGGCTTCCGGGCATGGACGGCCTTGCAGTCCTTGAACAGGTCAAAAAGGAATGGGACTGGCTTCCGGTAGTCATGATTTCAGGCCACGGCAACATTGAAACCGCTGTCTCAGCCATTAAAAAAGGTGCTTTTGACTTTATTGAAAAACCCCTTTCCCTTGAAAAAGTGGTCATCACAGCTGAAAAAGCTGTGGAATTCTCCCGGCTGCAATCGGAAAACAAAGCCCTGCGGACTCGCATTGCTGCTGAACAGCCTGCCAAGTTGACCGGAAGTTCCCAATCCATCGAGTCCATGCGCGAAGTCATCGGACAAGTTGCTCCTACAGATGCATGGGTACTTATCACCGGGGAAAACGGGACCGGCAAGGAAATAGTGGCCCGCTCCATTCATTCACAAAGCCAGCGCTCGGATAAGCCCCTTGTAGCAGTCAACTGTGCGGCCATTCCCGAAGAACTTATCGAATCGGAACTGTTCGGGCATGAAAAAGGAGCATTCACCGGAGCTGAAAAAGCTCAGGAAGGCAAATTCGAACTGGCTGATAACGGCACCCTCTTTCTTGATGAAATCGGGGACATGAGCTTGAAGACACAGGCCAAAATCCTGCGGATATTGCAGGAGCAGCGATTTGAAAGAGTCGGCGGCAGGAAGACCATCAACGTCGACGTCCGCGTTATCGCCGCCACCAATAAAGACCTTTTTCAGGAAATTAAAAACGGAAATTTTCGGGAAGACCTTTACTACAGGCTGAAAGTCTTTCCGCTGGAAGTACCGCCTCTGCGTGACCGAGCAGGGGACATTCCCATGCTCATCGGAGAATTCATCACCCGGCTGACCCGTCAGCACGGATTCAAAGCACTGACTTTTACTGATCAGGCCTTGAATATCCTGACCGGATACTCCTGGCCCGGAAATGTCCGGGAGCTAAAAAATTTCGTGGAAAGAATGCTGATTATGTTCGGCGGCAAAGAAGTAGGACCGGAGAATCTGCCCCCTGAAATAGCCAACGGTCCGCGCAATGAAAATGCAGGACAGGAGCAGTTACCCCTGCCTGAAGGAGAAATAGATTTCAAAAAAGCGCGCGCTGATTTCGAAGCCCAATTCCTTGAAACAAAACTACGTGAATATAAAGGGAACGTCTCAAAACTGGCCGAAGCTGTCGGGCTGGAACGCAGTTCACTGTACCGCAAGCTCAAAACATATGAAATTCAGGTAGACTGA